Proteins from one Naumovozyma castellii chromosome 3, complete genome genomic window:
- the NCAS0C04140 gene encoding uncharacterized protein (ancestral locus Anc_8.135), whose translation MAINLPGYYYDEERGRYFKVVNNERSGAPTTSTTKNQYNREEIKRRKFRETQQKKYEFVVAERTSIYMDHIRNIQDPLYLATEGKKTQQIIAGLRLQSRYLRLEELFNKNNTVSITQPIRFKINNLPETGQYERHIISIFFNYWSGQIIVTTDTGTIFRTTNSFGRIPEPTFQNVEALQSMTNCPELTTERNMKQTTLRLEGTPADTFGVFHHSVRTNSFSHIFSRSFDDPTYSRLNYVKFKPSQHVYDSVNLNIKNSEIFIVSVDFKLYIYEWSANKTIAKFIKTVVPDDKMKSDIISLTLSRSEINFRAETLFVGCRNGQILCIPITDNEILDLRRKKTFSNPLNIRSVITLKTGTYSNQLFVSAIAQDDTQLLFMMDPTVIEVEYLRPPMTIFQTSFTNLSRKTEIFDLSPDGHFLCYGFAPESGGTQKGDFEVFSLNYNENLVFDIDSKRQLTTFYPIRKLQDYKHILEDSVSIVDASFTKINTKRPLTTLRIKSDEDDHLYEQIKNETGGFPLQQHIVLSLHHRRDDGPPIFSVLCLELL comes from the coding sequence ATGGCTATCAATTTACCTGGATATTACTACGATGAAGAACGTGGACGCTATTTTAAAGTCGTGAATAATGAACGAAGTGGAGCTCCAACGACAAGCACTACAAAAAATCAATACAAtagagaagaaataaagAGGAGAAAGTTTAGAGAGACTcaacaaaagaaatatgaatttgttgttgcaGAAAGAACTTCTATCTACATGGATCATATACGGAATATCCAGGATCCTTTGTACTTAGCAAcagaaggaaagaaaacTCAGCAGATTATAGCCGGTTTAAGATTACAGAGTAGATATCTACGacttgaagaattattcaacaaaaaCAATACAGTCTCTATAACTCAACCAATTAGATTTAAAATCAACAACTTACCTGAGACAGGTCAATATGAGCGTCATATCATCTCgatattctttaattattgGTCTGGACAGATTATTGTAACTACCGACACAGGCACAATATTTAGAACAACCAACTCTTTTGGGAGGATTCCTGAACcaacatttcaaaatgtgGAAGCACTTCAATCAATGACCAACTGTCCTGAATTGACTACAGAGAGGAATATGAAACAAACCACCTTGAGGTTGGAAGGAACACCTGCTGATACCTTTGGTGTTTTTCACCACTCGGTCAGGACTAATTCCTTTTCCCATATCTTTAGTCGTTCATTTGATGACCCTACTTACTCAAGATTAAATTATGTCAAATTTAAACCCTCACAACATGTCTACGACTCGGTTAATTTGAACATTAAGAATTCCGAAATATTTATTGTCAGTGttgattttaaattatatatttatgaaTGGTCGGCTAACAAGACTATCgccaaatttattaaaacaGTGGTACCAGATGACAAAATGAAATCTGACATAATATCATTGACACTGTCTAGATCAGAGATCAATTTCAGGGCTGAAACATTATTTGTTGGTTGTCGTAATGGACAAATTCTTTGCATCCCAATAACTGATAATGAGATACTGGACCTAAGGCGGAAAAAAACTTTTTCTAATCCATTAAATATTCGATCAGTGATAACTCTTAAAACAGGTACCTACTCGAATCAATTGTTTGTGTCTGCCATCGCACAAGATGACACTCAATTGCTTTTCATGATGGACCCAACGGTGATTGAAGTCGAATACTTGAGGCCACCTATGACCATATTCCAAACTAGTTTTACAAACCTATCCAGGAAAACTGAAATATTCGATCTTTCACCGGATGgccattttctttgttaCGGTTTTGCACCAGAATCGGGTGGTACACAGAAGGGTGACTTTGAAGTCTTTTCATTGAACTACAACGAAAATTTAGTTTTCGACATTGATTCAAAAAGACAGTTAACAACATTCTATCCAATTAGAAAATTACAGGATTACAAACATATTTTGGAAGATTCTGTGTCTATTGTCGATGCATCTTTTACCAAAATCAACACAAAAAGACCATTGACTACCTTAAGAATAAAATCTGATGAAGACGATCATCTCTATGAGCAAATCAAGAACGAAACCGGTGGTTTTCCATTACAACAACATATTGTATTATCACTCCATCATAGAAGAGACGATGGGCCACCCATTTTTTCTGTCCTTTGCCTagaattattataa
- the SAE2 gene encoding ssDNA endodeoxyribonuclease SAE2 (ancestral locus Anc_8.128), whose amino-acid sequence MSPRLRSKLTILLKMDLQELLTVQSDVTRLIEKQVDLLQRRVNDEGAMEQWKLLGLLPQTDEDTVNNSQHGAKATIGDDSVNDLKHPLEGNEDSEEFILTQFDTVSSNHAVDENSNRVPLRSSSLNVTPRTSPLKKNQINSSKKTKSIHHSHFRSSTRGILSPGKIGKRVPIKEENSSDNIFSREENSNDEEVAESIGDIDIDDELAIDHKFNIPNEPEISRKRKHKFSTSSKQETTPSFLTYDKKKIQRIPSIDFNINPLSEKPWILEDFLPNEDKTSVRRGRLKLEKFYEQVGKPMGLANNELNVLDGYYENKNSVDDPELAFDNMRQRSKSPPGFGRLDFPSTQERNEDKKKSQEIIKRKTKYRFLMATRNNIPAQERGFLFKKDELNRIIDNGNFTWSDADLKIYERKR is encoded by the coding sequence ATGTCCCCTCGATTACGCTCGAAACTAACGATCCTTTTGAAGATGGATTTGCAGGAGCTGTTGACTGTGCAGTCTGATGTGACGCGACTAATTGAGAAACAAGTTGATTTGCTTCAGAGACGCGTCAATGACGAAGGTGCTATGGAGCAATGGAAATTGCTGGGCCTTCTACCACAGACTGATGAGGATACTGTGAATAACTCTCAACATGGAGCTAAGGCTACAATTGGCGATGATAGTGTTAACGATTTAAAACATCCTCTTGAGGGAAACGAAGACAGTGAAGAGTTTATACTGACACAATTCGATACTGTATCAAGCAATCATGCCGTTGATGAGAATTCAAACAGAGTACCGTTAAGGTCTTCATCTCTGAATGTAACGCCCAGAACTTCTccattaaagaagaatcaaattaattcttccaagaaaacaaaatcaaTACATCATTCTCACTTCAGGTCCTCCACGAGAGGAATACTTTCTCCTGGTAAGATTGGGAAACGTGTACCtattaaagaagagaatTCTTCTGACAATATCTTCTCAAGAGAGGAAAATAGCAATGACGAAGAAGTTGCGGAAAGCATTGGCGATATCGATATCGATGATGAATTGGCCATTGATCATAAGTTTAATATCCCAAATGAACCAGAAATTAGTcgaaaaagaaaacataAATTTAGTACTAGCAGTAAGCAGGAAACAACTCCATCATTTTTAACATATGACAAAAAAAAGATTCAACGAATACCATCAATAGACTTTAATATCAATCCATTATCTGAAAAACCATGGATATTAGAAGACTTCCTCCCGAATGAGGATAAAACTAGCGTAAGGAGAGGCCGCCTTAAACTAGAGAAATTTTATGAACAAGTAGGTAAGCCAATGGGGCTTGCAAATAATGAGCTTAATGTACTAGATGGCTActatgaaaataaaaattctGTTGATGATCCAGAGTTGGCATTCGATAATATGCGACAAAGATCAAAATCTCCTCCAGGTTTTGGAAGATTAGATTTCCCAAGTACACAAGAAAGGAATGAAGATAAAAAGAAATCtcaagaaattatcaaaaGAAAGACAAAATATCGATTTTTAATGGCAACTCGAAACAACATTCCGGCTCAGGAAAGAGGCTTTCTTTTCAAGAAAGATGAACTAAATAGAATTATAGACAACGGGAACTTCACTTGGAGTGATGCAGACTTGAAGATTTATGAAAGGAAACGCTGA
- the BUD13 gene encoding Bud13p (ancestral locus Anc_8.127), protein MSLHSYLNKTYGSSSSGKVQKKPKNGAKKKSNALNITESSSDIVPIRRPSERAGNRQEKGASLWKNLETNELIETTVVTKQELKKEQELSIAARVDHPKTQPSQETIFRDTKGRKLTVDEVKRKQERGDIDLREEARQKELRELNMGEVQRLLGKGGKPPSTQQRYVKELNEEDPLMQIKQGKKAKQSLVSLLGRRLYAKDSPPNRFGIIPGSRWDGVDRSNGFEKKWINKKREIEEKKLEDGRNPQDDY, encoded by the coding sequence ATGTCGTTGCATAGCTATTTGAATAAGACGTATGGATCCTCTTCTAGTGGGAAAGTGCAGAAAAAACCAAAGAATGGagcaaagaaaaagagTAATGCATTGAATATAACTGAGAGCTCCAGTGATATCGTCCCAATAAGACGACCTAGCGAACGAGCAGGGAACAGACAAGAGAAGGGGGCTTCGTTATGGAAGAACTTGGAAACAAATGAGTTGATTGAAACGACTGTAGTTACCAAACAGGAGTTGAAGAAAGAGCAGGAACTCTCCATTGCCGCAAGAGTGGATCACCCTAAAACGCAACCATCTCAAGAAACTATATTCAGAGATACCAAAGGTCGTAAACTTACAGTTGATGAGGTAAAAAGGAAACAGGAACGAGGAGATATTGATTTGAGAGAAGAAGCGAGGCAGAAAGAATTAAGGGAACTCAATATGGGAGAAGTACAACGGCTATTAGGTAAAGGTGGTAAACCACCTAGCACTCAACAACGATATGTCAAAGAGCTGAACGAGGAAGATCCCCTAATGCAAATTAAACAAGGAAAAAAAGCTAAGCAATCATTAGTTTCTTTATTAGGAAGACGACTTTATGCGAAGGATTCACCTCCAAATCGATTTGGTATCATTCCAGGATCAAGATGGGATGGCGTTGATAGATCAAATGGATTCGAGAAGAAGTGGatcaacaagaagagagaaattgaagagaagaaattggaagatgGTCGAAACCCTCAAGATGATTACTAA
- the XRN1 gene encoding chromatin-binding exonuclease XRN1 (ancestral locus Anc_8.126), producing MGIPKFFRYISERWPMILQLIEGTQIPEFDNLYLDMNSILHTCTHGNDDDVTKRMTEEEVFAKIFTYIDHLFLTIKPKKTFYMAIDGVAPRAKMNQQRSRRFRTAMDAEHALQKAIDHGEEIPKGEPFDSNSITPGTEFMAKLTKNLKYFIHDKISNDAKWREIDIIFSGHEVPGEGEHKIMDFIRRITAEKDFDENTRHCIYGLDADLIILGLSTHAPHFALLREEVVFGRRNSNKVKTLENQNFYLLHLSLLREYMELEFSEIADEMQFPFDFERVLDDFILVMFVIGNDFLPNLPDLHLNKGAFPVILQTFKEALLHLDGYINEHGKINLERLRVWFQYLSQFELLNFEKSDIDVEWFNQQLENISLEGERKRARMGKKLLIKQQKKIVGMVKPWIMKELSVKIPTDLPEDQVPSLTIKQENIVENLDFLKKFAFDLGLFVVHSKSKDTYSLRVDLDSINPSETEEERQKRVAGLRKIIKSYQQAVLVEDADELEKEKGLYDERFENWKHDYYKDKLGFKTNQEESVVSLTNNYVEGLQWVLYYYYRGCPSWGWYYHYHYAPRISDLEKGLDQIIKFDKGRPFTPFEQLMAVLPERSKNLIPPALRPLMYDEKSPIIDFYPSEVKLDMNGKTADWEAVVLLSFVDEKRLVEAMKPYLSKFTPEEKLRNSFGTSLKFIFNQQVDTIYKSPLSGIFSDLEHDHCVEREFVEKHIDESEFRFGLLPHARTGTELQAGFPTLKSLPFKYQLEYNESLVFQQASRQQSMVLHMDDIYHENNLTLDELSKRYLNQIIYTRWPYLRESKLISITDGETVYERKEHTGADGKVHFKRITRSADNHDRKQFNSLKHSMLRNYGKQKAVILDKVRAIIEVLPVVGLTRNDDGAYVKTFASQPDYYPLQLMVESITNKDERYIEKPPLPIKEEFPVGSHSIFLGDYAYGGEAFVDGYNSEKRLKLTVTKSFNKTEPTIGKERLAIDHRAVHYIPSFIIAKKLGLHPLFLSRITTKFMLADVSGRHINVGIPVKFEAKHEKVLGYARKGIKGWEYSNLTINLITEYKNKFPEFFNKLSKVGNGIPILEDLYPELSSSNLAKFLDEIKKWLKFVTEKFVVVSIESDSLTKSSIGIVEEFVQEYTRKSYPTEKKQLANVPRQAILNPRTSVGILRSQRFDLGDRVIYVQDSGKVPLFSRGTVVGYTTLGLNLSVQVLFDNEIVAGNTFGGRLRTNRGLGLDASFLLNLTNKQFIYHSKASKKALHQKKKAPLSQETKQKIIASKREKITELRKIQAHDLLSHITQADNKIVHHNEEVDAEVKDSTKQTPSEGEQSSKAIEEITLPPNTQVANSIFNAVVNQYATNGNMEPIARPPNNNGPVVAGLPYHIPAGHNGSIPPGLGTQQHPMGYPNMGMPMPPPHPYNGNMVTVNQPPMMMQPPHVQHGHPNAHSNVKVDEKGSDALKQFVKDHSSDKELKSEKSKSSKAIKIKQRTTNAAPV from the coding sequence ATGGGTATTCCAAAATTCTTCAGGTACATCTCTGAGAGATGGCCGATGATTCTACAATTAATTGAAGGTACACAGATTCCTGAATTTGATAACCTATACCTGGATATGAATTCTATTTTACATACGTGTACTCACGGTAACGACGACGATGTAACCAAGAGAATgacagaagaagaagtattCGCGAAGATCTTTACGTATATTGATCATTTATTTCTAACCATTAAGCCAAAAAAGACTTTTTACATGGCCATTGATGGTGTGGCTCCTCGTGCCAAGATGAATCAACAAAGATCGCGTAGATTTAGAACAGCTATGGATGCAGAACACGCTTTACAGAAGGCTATCGATCACGGTGAAGAAATTCCTAAGGGTGAACCTTTTGATTCAAACTCGATTACACCCGGTACAGAATTTATGGCCAAATTAAccaaaaatttgaaatatttcatccATGACAAGATATCTAATGATGCCAAATGGAGAGAAATAGATATCATCTTTTCAGGACATGAGGTTCCAGGTGAAGGTGAACATAAGATTATGGATTTCATTAGAAGAATAACAGCAGAGAAggattttgatgaaaatactAGACACTGTATTTATGGATTAGATGCAgatctaataatattggGGCTTTCCACTCATGCTCCACATTTCGCACTGTTAAGAGAAGAAGTTGTATTTGGTAGGAGAAATTCCAATAAGGTCAAAACTTTAGAAAACCAAAATTTCTATTTATTGCATTTATCCCTGTTAAGAGAATATATGGAATTAGAGTTTAGTGAAATTGCAGATGAAATGCAATTCccatttgattttgaaagagTCCTTGACGATTTCATCCTGGTGATGTTTGTCATTGGTAATGATTTCTTACCTAATTTGCCAGATTTGCATTTAAATAAGGGTGCATTCCCAGTGATATTGCAGACATTTAAGGAAGCTTTATTACATTTAGATGGTTACATTAATGAACATGGTAAGATTAACTTGGAAAGGCTTAGAGTATGGTTCCAATATCTATctcaatttgaattattgaattttgaaaaatctgaTATCGATGTTGAATGGTTTAATCAACaattagaaaatatttccctTGAAggtgaaagaaaaagagcTCGTATGGGAAAGAAACTTCTAATAAAAcaacagaaaaaaattgttggaaTGGTCAAACCTtggataatgaaagaattatCAGTAAAGATTCCAACTGATCTTCCTGAAGATCAAGTTCCATCTTTAACAATAAAgcaagaaaatattgtagAGAATTTAGActttttgaagaagtttgCATTTGACTTAGGATTGTTTGTAGTACACTCTAAATCTAAGGATACCTATTCTTTAAGAGTAGATCTCGACTCTATCAATCCATCTGAAACTGAAGAAGAGCGCCAGAAACGTGTCGCTGGACTAAGAAAGATAATTAAGTCATACCAACAAGCTGTATTAGTGGAGGACGCCGACGAACtagagaaagagaaaggaCTCTATgatgaaagatttgaaaactgGAAACATGATTACTACAAAGATAAATTAGGTTTCAAGAcaaatcaagaagaaagtgTTGTGTCCTTAACCAACAATTATGTGGAGGGTTTGCAATGGGTTTTGTATTACTATTATAGAGGTTGTCCATCGTGGGGTTGGTATTACCATTACCATTATGCACCTCGTATCTCGGATCTAGAGAAGGGTTTGGAccaaatcattaaattcGACAAGGGTCGCCCATTTACTCCATTTGAACAATTGATGGCCGTGTTACCTGAGAGATCTAAAAACTTAATTCCACCTGCCCTCAGACCACTAATGTATGATGAAAAGTCTCCAATTATTGACTTCTACCCATCTGAAGTGAAATTGGACATGAACGGTAAGACTGCCGATTGGGAGGCCGTGGTTCTATTATCTtttgttgatgaaaaaaGATTAGTTGAGGCTATGAAACCATACTTGTCCAAATTTACCCCAGAAGAAAAACTCAGGAATTCGTTCGGTACATCTTTAAAGTTTATTTTCAATCAGCAAGTAGACACCATTTACAAGAGTCCTTTAAGTGGTATATTTTCTGATTTAGAACATGACCATTGTGTGGAAAGagaatttgttgaaaaaCATATCGATGAATCAGAATTCCGTTTCGGTTTACTGCCTCACGCTAGAACAGGTACAGAATTACAAGCAGGGTTCCCTACCTTAAAGAGCTTACCTTTCAAGTATCAGTTGGAATATAATGAGAGTTTGGTTTTCCAACAAGCATCAAGACAACAATCGATGGTTTTACACATGGATGATATTTATCATGAAAACAACTTGACCTTAGATGAACTATCAAAGAGATACTTGAATCAAATTATCTATACAAGATGGCCGTATTTGAGGGAATCCAAACTAATTTCTATTACTGACGGGGAAACCGTttatgaaagaaaagaacaTACAGGTGCAGACGGAAAAGTCCATTTTAAGAGAATTACGAGGTCTGCGGATAATCATGATAGAAAACAGTTTAACTCTTTGAAACATTCTATGCTAAGAAATTATGGGAAACAAAAAGCCGTAATCTTAGACAAAGTAAGGGCAATTATTGAAGTATTACCAGTGGTTGGTTTAACCAGAAACGATGATGGTGCTTATGTAAAAACTTTTGCATCTCAACCGGATTATTATCCATTACAGCTTATGGTGGAATCTATCAcaaataaagatgaaagatatattgaaaaaccCCCACTACCAATTAAGGAAGAATTTCCAGTAGGCTCACATTCTATCTTTTTAGGTGATTATGCTTATGGTGGTGAAGCATTTGTGGACGGCTATAATAGTGAAAAAAGATTGAAGTTAACTGTGACAAAGAGTTTCAATAAGACTGAGCCAACTATCGGTAAGGAAAGATTGGCCATTGACCACAGAGCTGTACATTATATTCcatcttttattattgctAAAAAATTAGGGTTGCATCCATTATTCCTCTCAAGGATTACTACCAAGTTTATGCTTGCCGATGTTTCAGGAAGACATATTAATGTAGGTATCCCTGTGAAATTTGAAGCCAAACATGAGAAAGTGTTAGGGTATGCCAGAAAAGGTATAAAGGGTTGGGAGTATTCTAATTTAACCATTAATTTAATTACCGAATATAAGAACAAGTTCCCtgaattctttaataaattatcgAAGGTTGGAAATGGAATTCCAATTCTCGAAGACTTGTACCCAGAATTGTCCTCCTCAAACTTAGCAAAATTCTTAGACGAAATCAAGAAATGGCTGAAGTTTGTAACAGAAAAGTTCGTTGTAGTTTCTATTGAAAGTGATTCATTAACCAAGTCCTCCATTGGTATTgtggaagaatttgttCAAGAATACACAAGGAAGTCGTATCCTACtgagaagaaacaattaGCCAATGTACCACGTCAAGCTATCTTAAATCCAAGAACATCTGTGGGTATCCTTCGTTCTCAGAGATTTGATCTCGGTGATCGTGTTATTTACGTTCAAGATTCCGGTAAAGTTCCTCTATTTTCTAGAGGTACAGTGGTAGGCTATACTACTTTAGGTTTGAATCTATCAGTTCAAgtattatttgataatgaaattgtgGCAGGGAACACGTTTGGCGGAAGATTAAGAACTAACCGTGGTTTGGGACTTGATGCttcatttttattgaatttaacgAACAAACAATTTATCTATCATTCCAAGGCCTCTAAAAAGGCGTTGCACCAGAAGAAAAAGGCACCTCTCTCTCAAGAAACTAAACAGAAGATAATTGCATCCAAGAGAGAGAAGATTACTGAATTGAGGAAGATACAAGCCCATGATCTATTATCACATATTACGCAGGCTGACAATAAGATTGTTCATCATAATGAAGAGGTAGATGCTGAAGTTAAAGATAGTACAAAGCAAACACCTTCTGAAGGAGAACAATCTTCTAAagcaattgaagaaataacTCTACCACCAAATACACAAGTAGCAAATTCTATTTTTAATGCGGTTGTAAATCAGTACGCTACGAATGGTAATATGGAACCTATCGCTCGTCcaccaaataataatggacCTGTAGTTGCAGGTTTACCATATCATATCCCAGCGGGACATAATGGTAGTATACCACCTGGATTAGGGACACAGCAACATCCAATGGGATACCCTAACATGGGCATGCCAATGCCACCACCACATCCATATAATGGTAACATGGTCACAGTAAATCAACCACCAATGATGATGCAACCACCACATGTTCAACATGGTCATCCTAATGCTCATTCAAATGTCAAAGTAGACGAAAAGGGAAGCGATGCATTGAAACAATTCGTCAAAGACCATTCCAGCGATAAGGAGTTGAAGTCAGAAAAGTCCAAATCAAGCAAAGCGATTAAAATCAAGCAAAGAACAACTAACGCTGCTCCAGTCTAA
- the NUP49 gene encoding FG-nucleoporin NUP49 (ancestral locus Anc_8.125), whose translation MFGSNFTKAGSTGSAGPFGQNNAGNVSGGATNTGLFGQSNNNTSTGGLFGAQNSANNANTTNSLFGGAKPNVTGGLFGNTNTNSNATGGLFGNANRNTNTGGLFGNNTANTNTGTSGGLFGNNAANANANSNTGGGLFGNNTNTGAGSNGGLFGNNASTNTASTGLFGNKTNTTATTGGGLFGSSGNTGTTTATTTGGGLFGSNTSGGLFGNKQNTGAIGTTGSLFGNNAGSTTGGGLFGSKPLGGTTTNTGSLFGGNTNSNIGGGTSLFGGQNNASNLSGGGNLFGSQQQQLQQQQQSALQYVSQLAITPMTKIADLPVPVRQEIEQLDQYVQKQVQISAHLKADTKEHVELIESIPRDIAYLLKTESLTNQSLSQDLKKVGLIKELTDQNLADTQLFTILFQQLLTPGSKISSLELEKFYQHKVQSYQTKLDDYFRVLSDIESAILGINNDVFGSSNSNGGESSTMDMNGLMNLKTGLNTIVSTVIEEFGLFMDTAERIAELRQKVREITGSHT comes from the coding sequence ATGTTTGGTTCGAATTTCACAAAAGCAGGTTCCACTGGATCCGCAGGTCCATTTGGACAAAATAATGCTGGGAACGTCTCAGGAGGTGCTACTAATACAGGCTTGTTTGGCcaaagtaataataatacttcTACTGGAGGACTTTTTGGGGCCCAAAATTCGGCTAATAATGCCAATACTACAAATAGCCTTTTTGGAGGAGCAAAACCAAACGTGACAGGTGGACTGTTTGGCAATACAAatacaaattcaaatgCTACAGGAGGACTCTTTGGAAACGCAAATAGGAATACAAATACAGGAGGACTATTTGGTAACAATACAGCTAATACAAATACTGGAACCAGTGGTGGTTTGTTTGGGAATAATGCGGCAAACGCCAATGCCAATTCTAATACAGGTGGAGGTTTGTTTGGGAACAATACAAATACTGGGGCAGGCTCGAACGGTGGCCTTTTTGGAAACAATGCAAGCACGAATACCGCCAGCACCggattatttggaaataaaaCAAATACCACAGCCACTACTGGCGGAGGGCTATTTGGTAGCAGTGGCAACACTGGAAccacaacagcaacaaccaCAGGAGGAGGTCTCTTTGGCAGTAATACAAGTGGAGGGTTGTTTGGTAACAAACAGAATACAGGGGCTATCGGTACAACTGGTAgtttatttggaaataatGCTGGCTCAACCACGGGAGGTGGCTTATTTGGATCAAAACCACTCGGtggaacaacaacaaatacaGGAAGTCTGTTTGGTGGTAACaccaattcaaatataGGTGGTGgaacttcattatttggGGGACAGAATAATGCATCGAATCTTTCTGGAGGAGGCAATCTATTTGGCTctcaacagcaacaactccagcagcaacaacaatctGCGCTCCAATATGTATCTCAACTTGCCATTACCCCAATGACTAAGATAGCAGACTTGCCCGTGCCGGTTCGTCAGGAAATAGAGCAGTTAGATCAATATGTCCAAAAACAAGTACAAATATCTGCCCATTTAAAGGCAGACACAAAGGAGCATGTAGAACTAATAGAATCGATTCCCCGCGATATAGCATATCTATTGAAAACTGAGTCATTGACGAACCAATCTTTGTCtcaagatttgaagaaagttggTTTAATCAAAGAACTGACAGATCAAAACTTAGCTGATACACAACTTTTTACTATCTTATTTCAACAACTACTGACACCAGGAAGTAAAATATCTTCTttagaattggaaaaattctATCAACATAAAGTACAGTCATATCAAACTAAATTAGATGATTACTTTAGAGTGTTGTCTGATATTGAAAGTGCAATTTTAggtattaataatgatgtttTTGGATCCTCAAATAGCAATGGTGGAGAAAGCTCCACCATGGATATGAACGGtctaatgaatttgaagacgGGCTTGAATACCATTGTTTCTACTgtaattgaagaatttggatTGTTCATGGATACAGCTGAAAGAATAGCCGAACTTCGTCAAAAAGTGAGAGAAATTACTGGATCTCATACTTGA
- the ATP20 gene encoding F1F0 ATP synthase subunit g (ancestral locus Anc_8.123) — translation MLGKIQATGSKLFARGGVITGRIMNTSNVWLTKSIYYGKVGAELSKEIYRKEGLTPPNVDEFKSVYAKLLGLGKEYSKKPTELLNMAKSLKKNDLLKYGSYGVQILGFFSLGEVIGRRKLVGYKHY, via the coding sequence ATGCTGGGAAAGATTCAAGCTACAGGTTCAAAACTCTTTGCAAGAGGTGGAGTCATCACGGGTAGAATAATGAACACCTCTAATGTATGGTTGACTAAATCGATCTATTATGGGAAGGTTGGCGCGGAGCTTTCCAAGGAAATATATAGGAAAGAAGGTTTGACCCCGCCAAatgttgatgaatttaaaaGTGTGTATGCCAAACTACTTGGACTCGGAAAGGAATATTCTAAGAAACCAactgaattattaaatatggcgaaatcattgaagaagaatgacTTATTGAAGTATGGCTCATACGGTGTACAGATATTAGGGTTCTTTAGCTTAGGGGAGGTAATTGggagaagaaaattagTTGGTTACAAGcattattga